TGAAGAAGTTCTTTTTGATGAACAAACCGCGAGTGGGCCGCTCACGTTAGATTTTAGACTTTGGTCGGGTCTTGAGGGTGGAGGAGTTCCGGTTGACAATGAATTCAAACTAGAGATGGCGAAAATCGGCTGGCTTGATAAGCGGGTGGATAATTTATACTACACCCTTTTGGCAGCGTATGAAGTATTGATGGAAACAGGTGAGGGGGAGTCAGCCTATACGATTTTGAAGCAGGTCATTTCTGATGCCTTACAGCATATTAGTTGGACGGAACCTGGGAGTCATGAATTTTATGAATCCTGTTATGCTGCGGAGGAGAATTTAACCAAGGCACTTCAATCGATTGACAAATCATCAGAGATAACGGTGCACACTGTTGGCCATACACATATTGATGTTGCTTGGCTTTGGAGATTAAGAAATACGAGAGAGAAGTCAGCACGATCCTTCTCGACTGTTTTGCATTTAATGAAGCAATTCCCTGAATATTTATTCTTACAAACACAGCCGCAGCTTTATGATTATATTAAAACGGATTATCCTGACATCTATGAACAGATGAAAGCTAGAATTGCGGAAGGCAAGTGGGAAGCAGGGGGTGCGATGTGGCTGGAAGCGGACTGTAATATTCCTAGTGGTGAGTCACTTGTCCGCCAAATTCTGCATGGAAAAGCCTTCTTTAAGGAAGAATTTGAGGTTGATTGTGAATATTTATGGCTGCCCGATGTGTTTGGGTACAGCTGGGCATTGCCACAAATCTTAAAAAAATCAGGCATCAAAACGATGATGACAACGAAAATCAGCTGGAATCAATACAACCGCATGCCACATGATACCTTCTATTGGAAGGGAATCGATGGTTCAGAGATTTTAACACACTTTATCACAACACCGGAACCATGGAACGGTCCAGACTCTTGGTTCTACACGTATAATGGCTTTATTACAGCCAAAACGGTTAAAGGAGCATGGACGGGCTATCGGGATAAGGACCTGTCAAAAGATCTGCTGCTTTCATACGGATATGGCGACGGCGGCGGCGGAGTCAATCGCCACATGCTTGAAATGCGAAGCAGACTGGACATGATGCCTGGTATGCCGAATGTAAAGACATCAACGGCTGGAGAGTTTTTTGAAAAGCTCCACCAAAATGTAGCGGAGTCTAACGGCTATATCCATAAATGGGATGGCGAATTGTATCTGGAATACCATCGGGGTACGTATACAAGCCAGGCGTTTATGAAACAAACAAATCGTAAATTGGAACTTTTATATAGAAGAGTTGAATTCCTATCTTCCTGGATATCTGAAAATGGCGAGTGGATTGGCGATAAGGAGCTTAAAGACGGTTGGAAAATAATCTTACGAAATCAATTCCATGATATTATTCCAGGTTCGTCTATCCATGAGGTATATGAGGACGCGAAGGAAGAATACAAGGAAGCGCTAGAAATAGGGGAAGGTGCAGGTTCACGCGTGATCAATAGCGGGATTGAACAGGCTGACCGTTCTGTGGTTCTATTTAACGCTTCACATCATAAGGGAATGAGAAATGTAGTAATCCCTCAATTTTCTGATTTTCAAGCGGGGGGATGGAAAGATCAAAACGGAACCGTATTATCACATCAAAAGCTTCCTGCTGGCTGGCTTGTTGAAGTGGATACACTTCCATCCTTTGGTGCCAAAACATTATCTTTTGAACCACAGGAAGCTGATCGAGAAAAGAAATCAAGCTTTATCTATCATGACCGGAAATTAGAAACACCGTTTTACCTTGTTGAATGGAATGAATTCGGCCAGATGACAACGATTTACGATAAAGAGGCAGGACGTCATGTTCTAGCCGAGAATGAAAGAGGAAACGTTCTGCAAATTTTTGAGGATAAACCACTTGCACATGATGCGTGGGATATTGATCTCTTCTATCAAGAAAAAATGGAAGAAATCCGCAAACTAGTCTCATTTGAAGTAGTTGAAAATGGCGAACTTGCCTTTACGATTCATGTTAAGTGGAAGTATCATCATTCTGACATTTCGCAGTCGATTGTTTTTTATCAAAGTGAGCGCAGAATTGATTTTGACACAAGTGTGGATTGGCACGAAAAGAATAAATTGCTAAAGGCTGCTTTCCCTGTAGATGTTCGAACAACGGAGGCAACCTATGATATCCAATTCGGAAATGTAAAGCGTCCTACGCATTGGAATACGAGCTGGGACATGGCCAAATTTGAATCAGTTGGACACCAATGGGCTGACTTATCAGAACCGGATTATGGTGTAAGTTTATTGAATGATTCCAAATATGGCTATGACATCAAAGAAAATACAATCCGTTTAACCTTATTAAAATCTGCGATTCATCCTGACCCAGAAGCGGATCAAGGAACCCATTCTTTTGTTTATTCGCTGTACCCACATATCGGGGATTGGCGGAAAGGAAAGACAGTGGAAAAGGCTTGGGATCTCAATGATCCGATTGTTGCTGTAGAAGGGAAATGGACAAAAGAAGTGTCATTCCTTGATACAAATTCTGACCATGTCTGGTTTGATGCTGTGAAGCCGGCTTATGATGGCAACGGAATTATTGTCCGCTTGCATGAATATGAGGGACGAAGAGGGAAGGTTTCGCTTGACGTTGGAAAAAACATCACTTCATGGGTAGAAACCAATCTAATGGAAGAAGCAACGGCAGAATTATGCCAATTGCCGATTGAGTTTGACATTAAACCATATGAAATTAAGACAATAAGAATCTTGTAATTTTAAAAAATATGACCAGCTGGCAGTTACCAGCTGGTCATATTTTTTCATCTCGAAGATCTAAATTTCAGTTATCTAAGATTTTTGCACTTAATCCCAAATTAGTCAACTATAAATAGGGCTCTTTTCACTATAGAATAAAGGTATGGAAGTGCTTACAACAACTGAGAGGAGGATAAATATGAAAAAAATACTGAGTGATATTTATAAAAACCGAATCTGGCTGTTAATGGTTCTGCCTGGAACGATTTGGCTACTATTATTTTCTTATTTACCAATGTTTGGACAAGTTTTGGCTTTTAAGAAATTCAGAATTCACCCAGATGGTTTCTTTGCCAGTGTTATTAACAGTGAATGGGTTGGCTGGGAAAACTTCGAATATTTGTTTAGTACAAGTGATGCATGGATTATAACCAGAAATACCTTGGTATACAATATTATCTTTATTGTAGTGGGGTTAATTGCGGCTGTGGCAACGGCAATCATGCTTAGCGAGCTAGTGAATAAGAAGTTATCAAAAATCTATCAAACTTCCATCCTTTTTCCGCATTTTATCTCATGGGTTATCGGGAGCTACTTTGTCTTCACATTCTTAAGTACAGATCACGGCCTATTAAATCATGTTCTTAGCTGGTTCCATATCGATCCGATTTCATGGTATAGCGAGTCGAAGTATTGGCCGTTTATTCTAGTGTTTATGGCCCTATGGAAGGGTGTCGGTTACGGGAGTATCGTGTATTTAGCGTCCATCGTCGGGATTGATCGAGCATATTATGAAGCAGCCATGATTGATGGTGCCTCGAAGTGGAAGCAGATTAAGCATGTTACCCTGCCAATGCTGAAACCATTAATGATTATCCTTACAATTATGAATATTGGAAGAATATTCAACTCTGATTTTGGACTCTTTTATCAAGTGCCAAGAGATTCAGGGGCACTGTATTCAGTTACAAATGTTATCGATACATTTGTATACCGCGGCCTTATGAATTTGGGCGACATTGGTATGAGTACTGCAGCAGGTCTATATCAGTCAGCCGTTGGATTTACCCTTGTCATCATTACGAACTATATTGTAAGAAAAGTGGATGAGGAAAGTGCATTATTTTAGATTATTTAATAGGTTTTGAGAATTGGCTGGCTTTGCACCTAGAAGCTTGCGCTTTTCTAAGAAGGGAGGGAAGGTCGCTTAGCGGCTAAACTATGCCAAAGAAACTGCAAACTCAATCATCTATCGCTTTGTCACAATCAACGAATGATATGAAAGGGGGTGGGGCAAAGATTTTAAGGAAAAAGTATAGAGACCCTCAACACCTGCACCCAGTCGTAAATACCATTATTAGTGTATTACTAGGAATTTTAGCGGTCATGTGCATTTTTCCCTTTATCTATGTCATCATTATTTCGTTTACTAGTGAAGAGAGTATAGTGAGAAATGGTTTTCAATTGTTCCCGAAAGATTGGAGCATTGATGCTTACCATTATCTATGGGGAATGAAGGCGCAATTCTTCCACTCTTACGGTGTAACAATTTTTATTACGATTGTTGGCACAATTATTAGTGTATTTATGATAACGTTTTATGCTTATGCCATTTCAAGACCACAATTTAAGTATCGTAGATTTTTCACGTTTCTAGCATTTTTTACTATGCTTTTCAGTGGCGGTCTAGTACCTACTTACATTGTTGTCACCCAGTTTTTAGGTTTGAAAAATACCATTTGGGCATTGATTCTGCCCCTTGCAATGAATGCGTTTTATATTATCATTATGAGAACCTTCTTCTTAAAATCAGTATCTGAGTCGATTTTAGAATCAGCAAGGATTGATGGAGCAAGTGAATGGAGGATTTTCTTCCAAATTATCTTCCCGCTTTCCTTACCGGGAATTGCGACGATTGCCTTGTTTAGTACATTAGGTTATTGGAATGATTGGTTTACGGCGTTACTGTATATCGATGAACCCAATTTAGTACCTTTGCAATCACTACTCATGAAAATCGAAGCAAATCTTGAATTCATGAGGCAAAATATGGATGTAGCAATCATGCAGCAAAGCTTGTTTGATACGATTCCACAAGAGTCAGCTAAAATGGCCATGGTCGTCATCGCCACTTTACCAATTGCAGTTTCGTACCCGTTCTTCCAAAAGTACTTTATTAGCGGACTGACTATTGGCGGCGTTAAAGAATAAAAATTTTAGAATGAGGAGAATTTGAAATGAAAAAAAGATTAATGCTTCTTCTTGCATTCGTTCTTACCATTGGTACGATTCTTTCAGCGTGCAGCGGTAAAGAAAATGCTACCTCAGACAAAGAGGGAAAAGATGGTCAACCATATGAAATTAAATGGTACACAATTGGAAC
This genomic stretch from Neobacillus niacini harbors:
- a CDS encoding alpha-mannosidase, producing MFLTERKFEARIRELEGYRYRDCITIDQFITQEDDGRVGAYPPVSYDENSVMKLGDYWKGRDRYIWLHADVDCHLPNNSRQVVGLFSFGKTGGGNNSGFESLLFVNGKPYQGVDSNHEEVLFDEQTASGPLTLDFRLWSGLEGGGVPVDNEFKLEMAKIGWLDKRVDNLYYTLLAAYEVLMETGEGESAYTILKQVISDALQHISWTEPGSHEFYESCYAAEENLTKALQSIDKSSEITVHTVGHTHIDVAWLWRLRNTREKSARSFSTVLHLMKQFPEYLFLQTQPQLYDYIKTDYPDIYEQMKARIAEGKWEAGGAMWLEADCNIPSGESLVRQILHGKAFFKEEFEVDCEYLWLPDVFGYSWALPQILKKSGIKTMMTTKISWNQYNRMPHDTFYWKGIDGSEILTHFITTPEPWNGPDSWFYTYNGFITAKTVKGAWTGYRDKDLSKDLLLSYGYGDGGGGVNRHMLEMRSRLDMMPGMPNVKTSTAGEFFEKLHQNVAESNGYIHKWDGELYLEYHRGTYTSQAFMKQTNRKLELLYRRVEFLSSWISENGEWIGDKELKDGWKIILRNQFHDIIPGSSIHEVYEDAKEEYKEALEIGEGAGSRVINSGIEQADRSVVLFNASHHKGMRNVVIPQFSDFQAGGWKDQNGTVLSHQKLPAGWLVEVDTLPSFGAKTLSFEPQEADREKKSSFIYHDRKLETPFYLVEWNEFGQMTTIYDKEAGRHVLAENERGNVLQIFEDKPLAHDAWDIDLFYQEKMEEIRKLVSFEVVENGELAFTIHVKWKYHHSDISQSIVFYQSERRIDFDTSVDWHEKNKLLKAAFPVDVRTTEATYDIQFGNVKRPTHWNTSWDMAKFESVGHQWADLSEPDYGVSLLNDSKYGYDIKENTIRLTLLKSAIHPDPEADQGTHSFVYSLYPHIGDWRKGKTVEKAWDLNDPIVAVEGKWTKEVSFLDTNSDHVWFDAVKPAYDGNGIIVRLHEYEGRRGKVSLDVGKNITSWVETNLMEEATAELCQLPIEFDIKPYEIKTIRIL
- a CDS encoding ABC transporter permease, with product MKKILSDIYKNRIWLLMVLPGTIWLLLFSYLPMFGQVLAFKKFRIHPDGFFASVINSEWVGWENFEYLFSTSDAWIITRNTLVYNIIFIVVGLIAAVATAIMLSELVNKKLSKIYQTSILFPHFISWVIGSYFVFTFLSTDHGLLNHVLSWFHIDPISWYSESKYWPFILVFMALWKGVGYGSIVYLASIVGIDRAYYEAAMIDGASKWKQIKHVTLPMLKPLMIILTIMNIGRIFNSDFGLFYQVPRDSGALYSVTNVIDTFVYRGLMNLGDIGMSTAAGLYQSAVGFTLVIITNYIVRKVDEESALF
- a CDS encoding carbohydrate ABC transporter permease: MKGGGAKILRKKYRDPQHLHPVVNTIISVLLGILAVMCIFPFIYVIIISFTSEESIVRNGFQLFPKDWSIDAYHYLWGMKAQFFHSYGVTIFITIVGTIISVFMITFYAYAISRPQFKYRRFFTFLAFFTMLFSGGLVPTYIVVTQFLGLKNTIWALILPLAMNAFYIIIMRTFFLKSVSESILESARIDGASEWRIFFQIIFPLSLPGIATIALFSTLGYWNDWFTALLYIDEPNLVPLQSLLMKIEANLEFMRQNMDVAIMQQSLFDTIPQESAKMAMVVIATLPIAVSYPFFQKYFISGLTIGGVKE